The Hyphomonas sediminis genome contains a region encoding:
- the purB gene encoding adenylosuccinate lyase: MIPRYTRPEMAAIWTPESRFQIWLDIETLAAEAMEQMGQIPQGTTAAVRERARFEADRIDEIEREVKHDVIAFLTNVAEHVGDEARFLHMGMTSSDVLDTCLNVQLVRAADLLLTGIDRVLAALEKRAREHKLTPTIGRSHGIHAEPTTFGVKLATFHAEFQRARARLLLAKEEVATCAISGAVGTFANIDPKVEEHVAAKLGLTIEPVSTQVIPRDRHAMYFAVLGVIASSVERLATEVRHLQRTEVLEAEEFFSAGQKGSSAMPHKRNPVLTENLTGLARLVRSAVTPALENVALWHERDISHSSVERGIGPDATIHLDFALHRLAGVVENLVIYPENMLATINSMGGLHNSQRVLLALVEKGVSREDAYRLVQRNAMRTWKKEGPLNELLKGDADVSARLTGDEIDALFDLDYHFKHVDTIFARVFGKA; the protein is encoded by the coding sequence ATGATTCCCCGTTACACCCGCCCGGAAATGGCCGCCATCTGGACACCCGAATCCCGCTTCCAGATCTGGCTCGACATCGAAACACTGGCTGCAGAGGCCATGGAGCAGATGGGCCAGATCCCACAAGGCACCACCGCTGCCGTGCGCGAGCGCGCCAGGTTTGAAGCTGACCGCATCGACGAGATCGAGCGTGAAGTGAAGCATGACGTGATCGCCTTCCTCACCAATGTCGCAGAACATGTCGGCGATGAAGCCCGCTTCCTGCACATGGGCATGACCTCGTCGGACGTTCTGGACACATGCCTCAACGTCCAGCTCGTCCGCGCAGCCGATCTGCTGCTCACGGGCATCGACCGCGTGCTGGCCGCGCTGGAAAAGCGCGCCCGCGAGCACAAACTCACGCCAACCATTGGCCGCAGCCACGGCATTCACGCCGAACCGACGACCTTCGGCGTCAAGCTGGCCACCTTCCATGCCGAATTCCAGCGCGCCCGCGCGCGCCTGCTACTGGCCAAGGAAGAGGTCGCCACCTGCGCCATCTCCGGCGCCGTTGGGACTTTCGCCAATATCGACCCGAAAGTGGAAGAGCATGTCGCCGCCAAGCTCGGCCTGACGATTGAGCCTGTCTCGACGCAGGTTATCCCGCGCGACCGCCACGCCATGTATTTTGCCGTGCTGGGCGTAATCGCCTCCTCGGTGGAGCGTCTGGCGACGGAAGTGCGCCACCTGCAGCGCACCGAGGTTCTGGAAGCGGAAGAGTTCTTCTCCGCGGGCCAGAAAGGCTCCTCCGCGATGCCACACAAGCGCAATCCTGTGCTGACGGAAAACCTGACCGGCCTTGCCCGCCTTGTTCGCTCGGCTGTTACGCCGGCGCTGGAAAACGTCGCCCTCTGGCATGAGCGCGACATCTCCCACTCCTCCGTCGAGCGCGGCATCGGACCGGATGCGACGATCCACCTGGACTTCGCGCTTCACCGCCTTGCCGGCGTGGTCGAAAACCTCGTGATCTATCCGGAGAACATGCTGGCCACGATCAACTCCATGGGCGGCCTGCACAACTCGCAGCGCGTCCTGCTGGCGCTGGTGGAGAAAGGCGTCAGCCGTGAGGATGCCTACCGCCTGGTGCAACGCAACGCGATGCGCACCTGGAAGAAGGAAGGCCCGCTCAACGAACTGCTGAAGGGCGACGCCGACGTTTCCGCGCGCCTCACGGGCGACGAGATCGATGCGCTGTTCGATCTCGACTACCATTTCAAGCATGTCGACACGATCTTTGCCCGCGTTTTCGGCAAAGCCTAG
- a CDS encoding dipeptidase: MKKLLLSVALGALLAACAPDAPQSAETGVDKAPATAAARTPAEDLHFRTLVLDTHLDTPAYFHNPDYTFSKRGNFDEDGTHVDLPRMNEGGLDGGFWVIFTPQGPLDEASYLAARNMAVLRQMSIRELAAKYSSDVALAFSTADAERIAAEGKKIVFQSMENAYPLGTDVSMLDTFYAGGLRMIAPVHFRNSQFADSATDVNPAYGGLSPLGEALVRRANELGVMLDGSHASDETVRDILALSTTPIILSHSGPKAVYDHPRNVPDDLLIAIAEDGGVIQINAYGSYLEALPASPERLAAIAELEAQFGRDTSAMDDATRDAYRAAYKALNKAFPPPRSTFEKFMEHLLYTLELVGPEHVGVGADWDGGGGVDGMKDIVDLPKVTARLIEAGYSEEDIANIWGGNVLRLMSEVEAARTADLGSPDVLN; the protein is encoded by the coding sequence ATGAAAAAACTCCTCCTCAGCGTAGCACTTGGCGCATTGCTGGCTGCGTGCGCGCCGGACGCGCCCCAAAGCGCCGAGACAGGTGTGGACAAGGCGCCCGCGACGGCAGCCGCCCGCACGCCTGCGGAGGATTTGCATTTTCGGACGCTGGTGCTCGATACCCACCTCGATACGCCCGCGTATTTCCACAATCCCGACTACACCTTCTCCAAGCGTGGCAACTTTGACGAGGACGGCACGCATGTGGACCTGCCGCGCATGAATGAAGGCGGCCTCGATGGCGGCTTCTGGGTGATCTTCACACCGCAGGGTCCGCTCGACGAAGCCTCCTATCTCGCCGCCCGCAACATGGCGGTGCTGCGCCAGATGTCGATCCGCGAACTGGCTGCGAAATATTCCAGCGATGTCGCGCTGGCCTTCTCGACGGCGGATGCGGAGCGCATTGCCGCCGAGGGCAAGAAAATCGTCTTCCAGAGCATGGAAAACGCTTATCCGCTGGGCACCGACGTTTCGATGCTCGACACCTTCTACGCGGGCGGCCTGCGCATGATTGCGCCGGTTCACTTCCGCAACAGCCAGTTTGCCGACAGCGCAACAGACGTGAACCCTGCCTATGGCGGCCTCAGCCCGCTGGGCGAAGCGCTGGTGCGCCGCGCGAACGAACTGGGCGTCATGCTCGATGGCTCGCATGCTTCGGACGAGACCGTGCGGGACATTCTGGCCCTCTCGACGACGCCGATCATCCTCTCGCACTCCGGCCCCAAGGCCGTTTACGACCATCCACGCAACGTGCCCGACGACCTGCTGATCGCAATCGCGGAAGATGGCGGCGTAATCCAGATCAACGCCTATGGCTCCTATCTCGAAGCCCTGCCGGCAAGCCCGGAGAGGCTGGCTGCCATCGCGGAACTCGAGGCGCAGTTTGGCCGGGACACCTCCGCCATGGATGACGCGACACGCGACGCCTATCGCGCGGCCTACAAGGCGCTGAACAAGGCCTTCCCGCCGCCACGCTCCACCTTCGAGAAGTTCATGGAACACCTGCTCTACACGCTGGAGCTGGTCGGGCCGGAGCATGTCGGCGTTGGCGCAGACTGGGATGGCGGTGGCGGCGTCGATGGCATGAAGGACATCGTCGACCTGCCGAAGGTAACGGCGCGCCTGATCGAGGCCGGTTACTCGGAAGAAGACATCGCCAATATCTGGGGCGGCAACGTCCTTAGGCTGATGTCCGAAGTCGAAGCCGCACGCACGGCGGATCTCGGCTCACCGGACGTGCTGAACTGA
- a CDS encoding SDR family NAD(P)-dependent oxidoreductase → MARNLFDLSGKIALVTGGSRGLGFEMVKAFAENGADVIIASRKLDACEAAAEEVRKMGRKAFAFAAHCGRWDDIDALIEASYGHFGRVDILVNNAGSGPRMASHEVTENLFDSVLNLNFKGPFRLASQVAKRMADGDGGSIINISSSGSLVPLPHVVPYGAAKAAINAMSLSLAHEYAPKVRVNTICPGPFLTDIAKAWPEQMRQSADNALNRPGYPEEIVTAALYLASPASSFTTGSLLRVDGSAA, encoded by the coding sequence ATGGCCCGCAACCTGTTTGACCTGAGCGGAAAGATCGCCCTTGTGACCGGCGGAAGCCGGGGCCTGGGCTTTGAAATGGTCAAGGCATTTGCGGAGAATGGGGCCGACGTGATCATCGCCAGCCGCAAGCTGGACGCGTGTGAAGCCGCGGCTGAAGAAGTGCGGAAAATGGGCCGGAAGGCATTTGCCTTTGCGGCCCATTGCGGGCGCTGGGACGACATCGACGCGCTGATCGAAGCCTCCTACGGCCATTTCGGGCGCGTGGATATCCTCGTGAACAATGCCGGGTCCGGCCCGCGCATGGCGAGCCATGAGGTGACCGAAAACCTTTTCGATTCAGTGCTGAACCTGAATTTCAAAGGCCCGTTCCGGCTGGCGAGCCAGGTGGCCAAACGGATGGCGGATGGGGATGGCGGCTCGATCATCAACATCTCCTCCTCGGGCAGCCTTGTGCCGCTGCCGCATGTGGTGCCGTACGGCGCTGCCAAGGCGGCGATCAATGCGATGAGCCTGTCGCTGGCGCATGAGTATGCACCGAAAGTGCGGGTGAACACGATCTGCCCCGGCCCCTTCCTGACCGACATTGCCAAGGCCTGGCCCGAGCAGATGCGCCAGTCGGCAGACAACGCGCTGAACCGTCCGGGCTACCCCGAGGAGATCGTCACGGCAGCGCTTTACCTGGCAAGCCCCGCCTCGAGCTTCACGACCGGATCGCTGCTCCGCGTGGATGGCAGCGCGGCCTGA
- a CDS encoding TonB-dependent receptor, with protein sequence MKRTLLLTALSGHLLSGIALSQETDAPRVEAPIIVTAPGPARSSDELIGNATALDRAEITARLSGTLGDTLAGEPGVSTTFFGQGASRPVLRGLGAERVQVLTNGIGVVDVSAASPDHQVSADGIDADKIEILRGPAALAYGGQAIGGVVNVIDGLIVDTLPEAPVSGEAYGAYNSVNDGTEAGARAAFTTGPLVFSLSASRRDFGDFNIPGLAESRQLRHREELEEALHEHEDGEDHDHDHDHEDAGNGTLPNSFLETQTLGAGVSWVGERAFAGFAVRQQTSQYGIAGHSHAHEEDEEEGAEEDHDEAAPYIDFEQMRYDFRGGLNLDGDILKKVTATLSYSDYEHSEIEGGAASSIFKSEGFEGRIELDHALAGFEGAVGLQFLDKSLDASGGEAFLTPTDTQSIALFVYETRDWDSGFGVEGGLRLEQLEHDNAVAGKTEFDLVSASGGVHQHFGDGWFAGAQVAYTERAPNESELFAFGPHLATEQFEVGNADLSKEKGLNLEATLRWRGANASVGANLFRTSFTNFVYLAPGTIEEDGELISEEHGLPVYLFSQDDATFTGGEIYGEYYLDNGPLAADWTFRSSLDYVRAEFDNGGDVPFVPPLRATASAEADWERIEAGISLEWADNQKYVGDGQLGTSDYTLINLRTALKLSEYGIGKEGTQLFFEVRNAGDKEVRLATSVLRDMVPMPGRNVRAGLRYTF encoded by the coding sequence ATGAAACGCACGCTCCTGCTGACCGCCCTTTCCGGTCACCTTCTCTCCGGCATTGCCCTCTCTCAGGAGACCGATGCCCCGCGCGTCGAAGCCCCGATCATCGTGACCGCCCCCGGCCCCGCGCGCTCCAGCGACGAGCTGATCGGCAACGCGACGGCGCTCGACCGGGCGGAAATCACCGCGCGCCTTTCCGGCACGCTGGGCGACACGCTGGCAGGTGAGCCGGGCGTTTCGACGACCTTCTTCGGACAGGGCGCGAGCCGGCCGGTGCTGCGCGGGCTTGGCGCCGAACGAGTGCAAGTACTGACCAACGGGATCGGCGTGGTGGACGTTTCCGCCGCAAGCCCGGACCACCAGGTGAGCGCGGACGGCATCGATGCCGACAAGATCGAGATCCTGCGCGGGCCGGCAGCGCTTGCCTATGGCGGGCAGGCCATCGGCGGCGTGGTCAATGTGATCGACGGGCTGATCGTGGACACCCTGCCCGAAGCGCCGGTGAGCGGCGAAGCCTATGGCGCCTATAACAGCGTGAATGACGGCACTGAGGCAGGCGCGCGGGCAGCCTTCACCACCGGGCCGCTGGTCTTCTCGCTTTCCGCTTCCCGGCGCGACTTTGGCGACTTCAACATTCCGGGCCTCGCCGAGTCCCGCCAGCTGCGCCACCGGGAAGAACTGGAAGAAGCGCTGCATGAGCATGAGGACGGCGAAGACCACGACCACGACCACGATCATGAAGACGCCGGCAACGGCACCCTGCCCAACTCCTTCCTCGAAACGCAGACGCTGGGCGCGGGCGTAAGCTGGGTGGGCGAGCGGGCGTTTGCCGGCTTTGCCGTGCGCCAGCAGACTTCCCAATACGGCATCGCGGGCCATTCGCACGCACATGAGGAAGATGAAGAGGAAGGCGCCGAGGAAGACCATGACGAAGCCGCGCCCTATATCGACTTCGAGCAGATGCGCTACGACTTCCGCGGCGGGCTGAACCTTGACGGCGACATCCTGAAGAAAGTGACCGCAACGCTTTCATACTCCGACTACGAACATAGCGAGATTGAAGGCGGCGCGGCGAGCTCCATATTCAAGAGCGAAGGCTTTGAGGGCCGGATCGAACTCGACCATGCGCTGGCCGGCTTTGAAGGCGCGGTGGGCCTGCAATTCCTCGACAAGTCACTCGACGCGAGCGGCGGGGAAGCCTTCCTGACACCGACGGATACACAATCCATCGCCCTGTTCGTTTACGAGACGCGCGACTGGGACAGCGGATTTGGCGTGGAAGGCGGCCTGCGGCTGGAACAGCTGGAGCATGACAATGCCGTGGCCGGAAAGACCGAGTTCGACCTTGTGAGCGCCTCCGGCGGCGTGCACCAGCATTTTGGCGACGGATGGTTTGCCGGGGCGCAGGTGGCCTATACCGAACGCGCGCCCAATGAGAGCGAGCTGTTCGCCTTCGGCCCGCACCTGGCGACCGAACAATTCGAAGTGGGCAATGCCGACCTCAGCAAGGAAAAGGGCCTGAACCTTGAGGCGACACTGCGCTGGCGCGGCGCCAATGCCAGCGTGGGCGCAAACCTCTTCCGCACGAGCTTCACCAACTTTGTGTATCTCGCCCCCGGCACGATCGAAGAAGATGGCGAACTGATCAGCGAGGAGCATGGCCTGCCCGTCTACCTGTTCAGCCAGGATGACGCGACCTTCACCGGCGGCGAGATCTATGGCGAATACTATCTGGATAACGGGCCGCTGGCGGCGGACTGGACCTTCCGCTCCAGCCTCGACTATGTGCGCGCCGAATTCGACAATGGCGGGGACGTTCCCTTCGTGCCGCCGCTGCGCGCCACGGCCAGCGCCGAGGCTGACTGGGAGCGCATCGAAGCGGGCATCAGCCTCGAATGGGCCGACAACCAGAAATATGTGGGCGATGGCCAGCTCGGCACCAGCGACTATACGCTGATCAACCTGCGCACGGCGCTGAAACTCTCCGAATACGGAATTGGCAAGGAAGGCACGCAGCTGTTCTTCGAAGTGCGCAATGCCGGCGATAAGGAAGTGCGCCTGGCGACATCCGTGCTTCGTGACATGGTGCCCATGCCGGGCCGGAATGTGCGCGCGGGGCTGCGGTATACGTTCTGA
- the lpdA gene encoding dihydrolipoyl dehydrogenase: MSTQYDLIVIGSGPGGYVAAIRASQLGMKTAIVERESLGGICLNWGCIPTKALLRSAEVLHLAKHAKSFGLKIENPSFDLEAVVKRSRGVASQLSNGVKFLMKKNKIDVIEGTARLEKDAPAPKVIVKGKDGKDTPYTAKHVMLATGARARDIPQAGLKADGKLVWTYREAMTPDVMPKRLLVIGSGAIGIEFASFYNELGSEVTVAEVMERILPVEDAEISGLAEKDFKKQGMNILTGAKVENLKPGKDTLTAEITTKDGKKETKEFDRAILAVGIVGNVENLGLEALGVKIEKTHVVVDGFGRTGVPGLYAIGDLTGPPWLAHKASHEGIVCVEGIHGKNHAEPFDASNIPGCTYSHPQVASVGLTEAAAKAKGYDIKVGRFPFIGNGKAIALGAENGMVKTVFDKKTGELLGAHMIGAEVTELIQGYVIARQGELTEQDLIHTIFPHPTLSETMHEAVLDAEGRVIHV, from the coding sequence ATGTCCACCCAATACGATCTCATCGTCATCGGCTCCGGCCCCGGCGGCTATGTCGCGGCGATCCGCGCGAGCCAGCTCGGCATGAAAACGGCGATTGTCGAGCGTGAAAGCCTCGGCGGCATCTGTCTCAACTGGGGCTGTATCCCCACCAAGGCGCTGCTGCGTTCGGCCGAAGTGCTCCATCTTGCCAAGCATGCCAAATCCTTCGGCCTGAAGATCGAAAACCCGTCTTTCGATCTTGAGGCAGTGGTGAAGCGCTCGCGCGGCGTTGCCTCGCAGCTGTCGAACGGCGTCAAGTTCCTCATGAAGAAGAACAAGATCGACGTGATCGAAGGCACGGCCCGTCTGGAGAAGGACGCGCCTGCGCCCAAGGTCATCGTCAAGGGCAAGGATGGCAAGGATACGCCGTATACGGCCAAGCATGTAATGCTCGCCACCGGCGCCCGCGCCCGCGATATTCCGCAGGCCGGCCTGAAAGCAGATGGCAAACTTGTCTGGACCTATCGCGAAGCGATGACGCCGGATGTGATGCCAAAGCGCCTGCTGGTGATCGGTTCGGGCGCCATCGGCATCGAGTTTGCGAGCTTCTATAACGAGCTGGGCAGTGAGGTTACCGTCGCCGAGGTAATGGAGCGCATCCTGCCGGTGGAAGACGCTGAAATCTCCGGCCTCGCCGAGAAGGATTTCAAGAAGCAGGGCATGAACATCCTCACCGGCGCGAAGGTCGAAAACCTGAAGCCCGGAAAAGATACGCTCACGGCAGAAATCACCACCAAGGATGGCAAGAAGGAAACGAAGGAATTCGACCGCGCCATCCTCGCCGTCGGCATCGTCGGCAATGTCGAAAATCTCGGCCTCGAAGCGCTCGGCGTGAAGATCGAGAAAACTCATGTTGTGGTGGATGGCTTCGGGCGCACGGGCGTGCCCGGCCTTTATGCCATTGGCGACCTCACCGGCCCGCCCTGGCTCGCCCACAAGGCCAGCCATGAAGGCATCGTCTGCGTCGAAGGCATTCATGGGAAAAACCATGCCGAGCCGTTTGACGCGTCAAACATTCCCGGCTGCACCTATTCCCATCCGCAGGTCGCCAGCGTTGGCCTTACCGAGGCCGCCGCCAAGGCGAAGGGCTATGACATCAAGGTCGGCCGCTTCCCCTTCATTGGCAATGGCAAGGCGATTGCTCTGGGGGCGGAGAATGGCATGGTGAAAACCGTGTTCGACAAGAAAACCGGCGAACTGCTCGGCGCCCACATGATCGGCGCGGAAGTCACCGAGCTGATCCAGGGTTATGTCATCGCCCGGCAGGGCGAGCTGACGGAGCAGGACCTGATCCACACGATCTTTCCGCACCCGACACTGTCTGAAACCATGCACGAAGCCGTGCTGGACGCCGAAGGCCGCGTGATCCACGTCTGA
- a CDS encoding pyruvate dehydrogenase complex dihydrolipoamide acetyltransferase, with amino-acid sequence MSINITMPALSPTMEEGTLAKWLVKEGDTVKSGDIIAEIETDKATMEVEAVDEGKVAKIIVPEGSEGVKVNTVIAVLAEDGEDASAVSAPAAEAAPKKEAAPKAEEKKPEEKKPQAAPKPAAAPAPAPAAAPAKAASGARVMASPLAKRIAANKGVDLAALEGSGPHGRIIKRDVEAAKPGAQAATAQASKGGPVSVDGLIMPQVLDDRVYAPDSYELKPLDGMRKTVARRLTESFMQVPHFPLNIDIQLDNLLTSRAAINNAAREGVKVSVNDLLIKAAALALIDEPDCNASYTDKGIAYHKHANISVAVAVEGGLITPVIFKAEEKGLAEISEEMKDLATRARERKLKPQEYMGGTFSISNLGMFGIKSFGSIINPPEGMILSVGAGEKRAVVDETGNIVARTVMSVTLSCDHRVIGGAEGAKWLAAFKRYVETPEAMLL; translated from the coding sequence ATGAGCATCAACATCACCATGCCCGCGCTCAGCCCTACGATGGAAGAGGGCACACTGGCCAAATGGCTCGTCAAGGAAGGCGACACGGTCAAGTCTGGCGACATCATTGCCGAGATCGAAACCGACAAGGCGACGATGGAAGTCGAAGCTGTCGATGAAGGCAAGGTCGCCAAGATCATTGTCCCGGAAGGCTCCGAAGGCGTGAAGGTCAACACCGTCATCGCCGTCCTGGCCGAGGATGGCGAAGATGCGTCTGCCGTCTCCGCGCCGGCCGCCGAGGCTGCGCCGAAGAAGGAAGCTGCTCCGAAGGCGGAAGAAAAGAAGCCTGAGGAGAAAAAGCCCCAGGCCGCCCCCAAGCCCGCCGCTGCGCCTGCGCCAGCGCCTGCTGCCGCCCCGGCAAAAGCCGCCAGCGGCGCGCGCGTCATGGCCTCTCCGCTGGCCAAGCGCATTGCCGCCAACAAGGGCGTGGACCTTGCCGCCCTCGAAGGCTCCGGCCCGCATGGCCGCATCATCAAGCGCGATGTGGAAGCGGCCAAGCCCGGCGCGCAGGCCGCCACGGCCCAAGCCTCCAAAGGCGGCCCGGTCAGCGTCGATGGCCTCATCATGCCGCAGGTGCTGGACGACCGTGTCTATGCGCCGGACAGCTATGAGCTGAAGCCGCTCGACGGTATGCGCAAGACGGTCGCGCGCCGCCTGACCGAAAGCTTCATGCAGGTGCCGCATTTCCCGCTGAACATCGACATTCAGCTCGACAACCTGCTCACCTCCCGCGCGGCCATCAACAATGCCGCGCGTGAAGGCGTGAAGGTCTCGGTCAACGACCTGCTGATCAAGGCTGCCGCGCTCGCCCTGATCGACGAGCCCGATTGCAATGCGTCCTACACGGACAAAGGCATCGCCTATCACAAGCACGCCAACATCTCGGTCGCCGTGGCGGTCGAAGGCGGCCTCATCACGCCGGTCATCTTCAAGGCCGAAGAGAAGGGCCTCGCTGAAATCTCCGAAGAGATGAAGGACCTCGCCACCCGCGCGCGGGAGCGGAAATTGAAGCCGCAGGAATATATGGGCGGCACCTTCTCGATCTCGAACCTCGGCATGTTCGGCATCAAGTCGTTCGGCTCGATCATCAATCCGCCCGAAGGCATGATCCTCTCGGTCGGCGCGGGCGAGAAACGCGCCGTGGTGGACGAGACCGGCAACATCGTTGCCCGGACGGTCATGAGCGTGACGCTCAGTTGCGACCACCGCGTCATTGGCGGCGCAGAGGGCGCCAAATGGCTCGCAGCGTTCAAACGCTATGTCGAAACGCCGGAGGCGATGCTGCTTTAG
- a CDS encoding pyruvate dehydrogenase complex E1 component subunit beta, which translates to MSVDILMPALSPTMEEGTLSKWLKKEGDAIKSGDVIAEIETDKATMEVEAVDEGVLARIVVPEGTEGVKVNSIIAVLAADGEDVSSAASSAPKAEATAESAPKEAEEAPKAAPVAEAPRAEAPEPPRAAVHSDPSLPDGTTFTETSVRDALRDAMAEEMRRDERVFVMGEEVAQYQGAYKVTRELLQEFGDRRVIDTPITEHGFAGLGVGAAFAGLKPIVEFMTFNFAMQAIDQIINSAAKTLYMSGGQMGCPIVFRGPNGAASRVGAQHSQDYSAWYAQIPGLKVIAPYDAADAKALLKAAIRDPNPVVFLEHELLYGHSFPVPDLDDYVLPIGKAAVKREGTDVTLVAHSRMVGFALQAAERLAEEGISAEVIDLRTLRPLDTDTVIESVKKTNRLVCCEEGWRFMGVGAEIAATVVAEAFDYLDAPPVRVHQKDVPLPYAANLEALSLPNADDIVEAARKVCEGAF; encoded by the coding sequence ATGTCCGTAGACATCCTTATGCCTGCGCTGTCGCCCACCATGGAGGAGGGCACGCTCTCCAAATGGCTCAAGAAAGAGGGCGATGCCATCAAGTCCGGCGACGTGATCGCCGAAATCGAAACCGACAAGGCGACGATGGAAGTCGAAGCCGTGGACGAAGGCGTCCTCGCCCGCATCGTCGTGCCGGAAGGCACTGAGGGCGTGAAAGTCAACTCCATCATCGCGGTGCTCGCCGCAGATGGCGAAGACGTTTCCAGCGCTGCATCCTCCGCGCCCAAGGCAGAAGCGACAGCTGAAAGCGCGCCGAAGGAAGCCGAAGAGGCGCCCAAAGCCGCCCCGGTAGCGGAGGCCCCCCGCGCTGAAGCGCCCGAGCCGCCGCGCGCCGCTGTCCACTCCGATCCCTCACTGCCCGATGGCACCACCTTCACCGAGACATCGGTGCGGGACGCCCTGCGCGACGCGATGGCCGAAGAGATGCGCCGCGATGAGCGCGTCTTCGTCATGGGTGAGGAAGTCGCCCAGTATCAGGGCGCCTACAAGGTGACCCGTGAACTGTTGCAGGAGTTTGGCGACCGCCGCGTGATCGATACGCCGATCACGGAGCATGGTTTTGCCGGTCTCGGCGTCGGCGCCGCGTTTGCGGGCCTGAAGCCGATTGTCGAGTTCATGACCTTCAACTTCGCCATGCAGGCGATTGACCAGATCATCAACTCCGCCGCCAAGACGCTCTACATGTCCGGTGGCCAGATGGGCTGCCCCATCGTGTTCCGCGGCCCCAACGGCGCGGCCAGCCGCGTCGGCGCCCAGCACAGCCAGGACTATTCGGCCTGGTACGCACAGATCCCCGGCCTCAAGGTCATCGCGCCGTATGATGCGGCCGACGCCAAGGCCCTCCTCAAGGCTGCCATCCGCGATCCCAACCCGGTCGTGTTCCTGGAGCATGAGCTGCTCTACGGTCACTCTTTCCCGGTGCCGGATCTGGACGATTATGTCCTGCCCATCGGCAAGGCGGCCGTGAAGCGCGAGGGTACGGATGTCACGCTGGTTGCCCATTCCCGCATGGTCGGCTTCGCCCTTCAGGCGGCCGAGCGTCTCGCTGAGGAAGGTATCAGCGCCGAAGTGATCGACCTGCGCACCCTGCGCCCGTTGGACACCGATACCGTCATCGAAAGCGTGAAGAAAACCAACCGCCTCGTCTGCTGCGAAGAAGGCTGGCGCTTCATGGGCGTCGGCGCAGAGATCGCCGCCACCGTGGTCGCCGAAGCCTTCGACTATCTCGACGCGCCCCCGGTCCGCGTCCACCAGAAAGACGTGCCGCTCCCCTACGCCGCAAACCTTGAGGCGCTCAGCCTTCCGAATGCGGATGATATCGTCGAGGCGGCCCGTAAAGTCTGCGAAGGAGCGTTCTGA
- a CDS encoding MAPEG family protein, giving the protein MSVELSWLSATVGLFVVYILGEAYAGHRQYSGKELLSARDNLAPYGPLMGRAKRATANMVEAMCMFVPLVLLVEASGRSNQWTELGAAIFFFARLAFAPLYWFGVPAVRSLVFFVGVVGLVMMFLQVLPFSGVS; this is encoded by the coding sequence ATGAGCGTTGAGCTTTCCTGGCTTTCGGCCACGGTGGGGCTCTTCGTCGTTTACATTCTCGGCGAGGCGTATGCCGGTCACCGTCAGTATTCCGGCAAGGAACTGCTCAGCGCGCGGGACAATCTCGCGCCGTATGGCCCTCTGATGGGGCGCGCCAAGCGTGCCACGGCCAATATGGTCGAGGCGATGTGCATGTTCGTGCCGCTCGTCCTTCTCGTGGAGGCGTCGGGCCGGTCCAATCAGTGGACAGAGCTTGGTGCTGCCATCTTCTTTTTCGCGCGTCTCGCCTTTGCGCCGCTTTACTGGTTCGGCGTTCCGGCCGTCCGCTCGCTGGTGTTCTTCGTCGGCGTCGTCGGTCTTGTGATGATGTTTCTTCAAGTTCTTCCGTTTTCCGGAGTATCCTAA